CCGCAGTGAAGGGGCCGATCACCGTCCTCCTCGTCGACGATCATCCTGTCTTCCGGGCCGGGATGACCACCGTCCTGACCGACCTTCCCGATGTAACAGTCATTGGCGAAGCCGCCGACGGCGCCGAGGCCATCGCCACAACCGCCCGGCTGCTACCAACGATTGTCCTGATGGACCTGCGCATGCCCGGCGTCAGTGGTCTGGAAGCCACCGCCCAGATCACCACTGCCCACCCGCAAGTCGCTGTCGTTATCCTGACCATGGACGAAGACGACGACTCGGTCTTCGCCGCACTCCGCGCCGGCGCTCGCGGCTACTTACTGAAGGAAGCAGACGGCACGGACGTCCACCGCGCCCTGCTAGGTGTCGCCCGTGGCGAAGCGGTCTTCGGCCCACGGATCGCCCGGCGCGTCCTCTCCCACTTCGCCACCCCGCCCACCAGCCCTGCCAGGATGCCCTTCCCCCACCTCACCAACCGAGAACGAGAGATCCTCGACCTGCTTTCCCGCGGCCTGGACAACGCATCCATCGCGCGCCGACTGTCCCTGTCCGAGAAGACAATCCGCAATCGCGTCAGTGATGTGCTGACGAAGCTGCGTGCTCGAACCCGCGCGGAGGCAGCAGCCCTGGCCCGGGATGCGGGCCTGGGAAACCCCCAGTTGCAACCCGGCCCAGGACCGGGACTGTAAATCGTTCGGATCTGTCTCACTTTCGGTGGTGACTTAGCGTGCTGGCGGTCGTTGGCATGGCATGCGTGACGTCAACGAGCTTGTGGGCATGGTGTTTTCGGGTCTGGCTCCGCTGGTCATCGAGGACATGGTCGATGAAGGTGAGCGGATTCTGGTGCGGGCACGGACACCACAGGCACCGGTGCCGTGCCCGGGCTGCGGGGCACCGTCCGGCCGTGTGCACGGCTATCACTGGCGGACGGTGGCCGACGTATCGGTGGACGGGCGGCGAGTGGTGGTGCGCGTGAGTGTGCGGCGCCTGGTGTGTCCCACGCGCGGCTGCCGCCACACTTTCCGCGAGCAGGTACCCGGGGTGCTGGAGCGATACCAGCGCCGCACCGCCCGTCTGACCAGGCAAGTCAGGTCCGTGGTGAAGGAGTTAGCGGGCCGGGCGAGTGCGCGTCTGCTGACGGCGCTGTCCATGCGCCTGTCGCGTCACACCGCTCTGCGCACCCTCCTGCGCATTCCGCTGCCCAGATCGCGGGTGCCCCGTGTGATCGGTGTCGATGACTTCGCACTGCGCCGGCGTCACCGCTACGCGACCGTGCTGGTCGACGCCGAGACCCATGAGCGGATCGACGTGTTGCCCGATCGCACGGCCGACACCCTGGAAGCGTGGCTGCGCACCCATCCGGGCGCCGAGATCGTGTGCCGCGACGGCTCGACCACCTACGCCGAAGCCATCCGCCGCGCTCTGCCCGATGCCATTCAGGTCGCCGACCGCTGGCATATTTGGCACAACCTGTGCGAAGCCGCCCTCAGCGAGGTGAAGGCCCACAGCAGTTGCTGGGCCTCGGTGCTGGACACGCCCCTGTACGACGGGCCCCGCGCACGGACCACCCTGGAACGCTGGCAGCAGGTCCACGCCCTTCTCGACAAGGGTGTGGGTCTGCTCGAATGCGCCCGGCGTCTGCAACTGGCCCTCAATACCGTCAAGCGCTACGCCCGGGCCGACCGGCCCGAACGCATGCTCCGTGTCCCCAAGTACCGCACCAGTCTTGTCGATCCCTACCGGGAACACCTGCGCAGGCGCCGGGCCGAAGACCCTGCCGTCCCCGTCCAACACCTCTTCGATGAAATCAAATCCCTCGGGTTCACAGGCTGCCTCAACCTCCTGCACAAGTACATCAACCAGGGCCGCGCGGACGCCGAGCGCAGCCACATCTCGCCCCGCCGCCTCGCCCGAATGCTTCTGAGCAGGCCCGAAGGACTCAAGGCCGAGCAGCAGAACCTCCTGCGTCGTCTCACCGCAGCCTGCCAGGAGATGACCCGGCTCGCTGACCATGTCCGCACCTTCGCATCGTTCCTGGTGCCCAAGTCGGGCAACGCCGCCGCCATCAGCGGCTGGGCCACCGAAGTCCGCGCGGCCGAGCTGCCTCATCTGCATGCCTTCGTCCGCGGCCTCGAACGGGACCACGACGGGGTCGTCGCCGCCCTTACGCTCCCGTTTCATAACGGAGGCACCGAGGGCGTGAACAACAAGACCAAGCTGATCAAGCGGCAAATGTACGGGCGTGCGGGCTTCCAACTCCTCCGCCACCGCATCCTCCTGGGCTGACCTCACCCATCGTTACCACCGAAAGTGAGACAGATCCGTTCGTTTGACAGACCCGGCCATGGGCCGCCGGCTCCCGTGGTCAGTCGAAGCCACCGGTGTGGAGTTCGACCACGAAGACGTACAACCCGCTGGGCGACCGGATCACCGCCTTCCCCGCCTCGCCCGGCTGGACCACGGAGCAGATCGGCCAGTACGCGCGGCTGCGCCGCCGACTGGTGCGGCTGTCGGCCGCGGTCATCACCCATCCGTGGTGGAGCAGCGTGCCGACCGGCGAGCAGGTCGTTGCCGCATGGCGCTCAAGCGGCTGGAAGCGCCGCCGGCGAGCCGGGCATTGCGGATGAGGCGGCGTAGCGGTCATGGACCAAGTCGAGGGCCTGGCCGACGGGGAGCCGCCGTCGGCCAATCCCCGACGCCGCCGATCCGTATCCGCCTCTACGACGACCAGGAGCACACCGGACGGCTCCATCACCGATGGCAGGGCTCGACCGGGTCCTGGTTCTACCGAGTGAGCGTGACTCTCTGGGCCAGCACCCAGCTGGGTGCCCGCGACGTCCCCGAGCCCGCCGACGTCGAGTTCGATGCGCCGCAGACGCACGTCCGCGGTCGACGGCGTCTCCTACCAGGGCGTGCCGCTCACCCGGCACCGGGACGCGATCATCCGCGCCCGCACCGGGCGCCGTCTGCCCGATGCGCCGCCGCAGCACGAGGCCGCACCAGCCGACGCGACGAAGTGGGGCGTGGAGCGGGCGCTGTTTGCGCCGCGCCCCGATGATGTCCGGGCCGGACTCGCCGCGGCGGGAACCCTCCAGCCGTGGTGGCCGCCGCCCGGCCGGCTCGCATGAGGACGGCTCCGCATCCTGACACGACGCCCCGGGCCGCCCGCCGGACCACAGCCCCGGGCGCCCAGAGCCGTCAGGGACTCGCCTTGTCACGGCAGGAACGGGCATCGATGGCATCGGTGCTCGGTTTGTGCTCGTTGATCCGTTCCGGGTCGCCTTCCGCGAGGAGAGGCAAAGAGGTGTCGATGTCCTTGCTCCAAGTGCTGCTGCCCACGTATGTCTTCAGCCACGAGGCGAGCTCGAGGCAGTCCGCGCGGTGCCCCTTCGGTATCCCTATCCCGTAGTACTGCGGCGCTCCCACCTTCAGGTCCGGCACGACGCGCAAGCCGTCCTTGGCATGGTGCTGGGCGAAGCCGTAGAGGATGGTCTGGTCCGTGGACACAGCGGCAACCTGACCGCCGAGGAGAGCTTCGATGCAGTCGGAGGCGTCATCCTTGACCACTGGCTCCCACTCCGACGTGACCCTGCTGTCGTCCACGGTCTTCTGGGACGTGGTCCCGTCCCATGTGCAGACGCGCTTGCCGCGCAGATCGTCCATCGTCTGCACGTCAGCGCCGTCCGGTCCCACAAGGAAGCCCTGCCACGTCTTCAGGTAGGGACCGACGAAATCGATCTCGAGCATGCGCTCCGGCGTAATGGAGAAGGAAGCGATCGTCATGTCGGCGCGCTTCGAGACCAGTTGCGCGACGCGGTCCCGGGACGACACCGGGACCGGGTCACTGAACTCGACGTCCAGCTCTTCTCTGACGTGCTTGAACAGCAGGTAGTCCAGTCCGGAATG
The Streptomyces lunaelactis genome window above contains:
- a CDS encoding response regulator yields the protein MKGPITVLLVDDHPVFRAGMTTVLTDLPDVTVIGEAADGAEAIATTARLLPTIVLMDLRMPGVSGLEATAQITTAHPQVAVVILTMDEDDDSVFAALRAGARGYLLKEADGTDVHRALLGVARGEAVFGPRIARRVLSHFATPPTSPARMPFPHLTNREREILDLLSRGLDNASIARRLSLSEKTIRNRVSDVLTKLRARTRAEAAALARDAGLGNPQLQPGPGPGL
- a CDS encoding ISL3 family transposase yields the protein MRDVNELVGMVFSGLAPLVIEDMVDEGERILVRARTPQAPVPCPGCGAPSGRVHGYHWRTVADVSVDGRRVVVRVSVRRLVCPTRGCRHTFREQVPGVLERYQRRTARLTRQVRSVVKELAGRASARLLTALSMRLSRHTALRTLLRIPLPRSRVPRVIGVDDFALRRRHRYATVLVDAETHERIDVLPDRTADTLEAWLRTHPGAEIVCRDGSTTYAEAIRRALPDAIQVADRWHIWHNLCEAALSEVKAHSSCWASVLDTPLYDGPRARTTLERWQQVHALLDKGVGLLECARRLQLALNTVKRYARADRPERMLRVPKYRTSLVDPYREHLRRRRAEDPAVPVQHLFDEIKSLGFTGCLNLLHKYINQGRADAERSHISPRRLARMLLSRPEGLKAEQQNLLRRLTAACQEMTRLADHVRTFASFLVPKSGNAAAISGWATEVRAAELPHLHAFVRGLERDHDGVVAALTLPFHNGGTEGVNNKTKLIKRQMYGRAGFQLLRHRILLG
- a CDS encoding transporter substrate-binding domain-containing protein, with product MGLLSCSAEPEPEFLGRERVTVAMHNDLPGLSHVDDHGHSGLDYLLFKHVREELDVEFSDPVPVSSRDRVAQLVSKRADMTIASFSITPERMLEIDFVGPYLKTWQGFLVGPDGADVQTMDDLRGKRVCTWDGTTSQKTVDDSRVTSEWEPVVKDDASDCIEALLGGQVAAVSTDQTILYGFAQHHAKDGLRVVPDLKVGAPQYYGIGIPKGHRADCLELASWLKTYVGSSTWSKDIDTSLPLLAEGDPERINEHKPSTDAIDARSCRDKASP